From Cercospora beticola chromosome 6, complete sequence, a single genomic window includes:
- the TPK2 gene encoding cAMP-dependent protein kinase catalytic subunit: MPSLGFLKKKRTKDSSQGSEGPTSPTIGSPITPTTTKQSATLFTDPDTLQRSQTQQSQTANVTDTPQQTSATVTPATTQQANGQAMGTSVQPSIANLINQPNQHAQHDSAYSSANFGDQNVPQINAPAQKPTTNPLRETRGKYTLQDFVINRTLGTGSFGRVHLVQSKHNQRFYAVKVLKKAQVVKMKQIEHTNDERKMLQRCRHPFLITLWGTWQDSKNLYMVMDFIEGGELFSLLRKSQRFPNPVAKFYAAEVTLALEYLHSMDIIYRDLKPENLLLDRHGHIKITDFGFAKEVPDITWTLCGTPDYLAPEVVSSKGYNKSVDWWSLGILIFEMLAGFTPFWDSGSPLKIYENILKGRVKYPPYIHPDAQDLLSKLITADLTKRLGNLHGGSKDVMNHAWFAEVTWDRLAKKDIDAPYVPPVRGGAGDASLFDKYPEETEAYGQTGDDPHGRSFPDF, encoded by the exons ATGCCGTCGCTCGGTTTTCTCAAGAAAAAGCGCACCAAGGACTCGTCGCAGGGGTCCGAAGGCCCAACTTCGCCCACCATCGGCTCTCCCATCACCCCCACCACCACTAAACAAAGTGCCACCCTGTTCACGGATCCCGACACCCTGCAGCGTTCGCAAACACAGCAATCGCAAACAGCCAACGTCACCGACACCCCGCAGCAGACCTCCGCCACTGTTACACCTGCGACAACGCAGCAGGCCAACGGACAAGCTATGGGGACCTCCGTTCAGCCTAGCATTGCGAATCTCATCAACCAGCCCAACCAACATGCGCAACACGACTCCGCCTACTCTTCGGCCAACTTCGGCGACCAAAATGTGCCCCAGATCAATGCGCCAGCACAGAAGCCTACCACGAACCCACTGCGCGAGACGAGAGGCAAATACACGCTGCAAGACTTTGTCATCAACCGCACATTGGGCACAGGCTCGTTCGGCAGAGTGCACTTGGTGCAGAGCAAACACAACCAGCGCTTCTATGCCGTCAAAGTgttgaagaaggcgcaaGTTGTCAAGATGAAGCAAATCGAGCATACCAATGACGAGCGCAAGATGTTGCAAAGGTGCAGACATCCTTTCCTGATTACACTCTGGGGAACGTGGCAGGACTCGAAGAATCTGTACATGGTCATGGACTTTATTGAAGGTGGAGAGCTGTTCAGTCTTCTGCGAAAGTCGCAG CGTTTCCCCAATCCAGTCGCAAAATTCTACGCTGCAGAAGTGACACTCGCTCTGGAATATCTGCACAGCATGGACATCATTTACCGAGATTTGAAGCCCGAGAACTTATTGCTAGACCGGCACGGACACATCAAAATTACCGATTTCGGCTTTGCGAAAGAAGTGCCGGATATTACCTGGACACTGTGTGGTACACCTGATTATCTCGCACCTGAAGTGGTGAGTAGCAAAGGCTACAACAAGAGCGTAGATTGGTGGAGTTTGGGCATCCTCATCTTTGAAATGCTGGCGGGGTTCACGCCTTTCTGGGATTCCGGGTCACCTCTCAAGATCTACGAAAACATCCTCAAGGGTCGTGTCAAGTACCCGCCATACATTCACCCTGATGCGCAGGATCTACTTTCGAAGCTCATCACCGCGGACTTGACCAAGCGACTGGGTAATCTTCACGGAGGTAGCAAGGACGTCATGAACCATGCTTGGTTCGCCGAGGTCACATGGGATCGACTTGCGAAGAAAGACATCGATGCGCCATACGTGCCACCAGTTCGAGGAGGCGCCGGTGATGCAAGCCTTTTCGACAAATATCCCGAAGAGACTGAAGCGTACGGACAGACCGGAGACGATCC TCACGGAAGGTCTTTCCCCGACTTCTGA
- a CDS encoding uncharacterized protein (BUSCO:EOG09261IEH): MNTHDYDSPTPGSSSNAAGKQKVADPPTLFRFQRRQSERYFLETEYRESEHTPTMEYPSGQSPWASSPEASRQSFGDDTLPREDLPAPAVQMPDNEHEHANGEGWSSQAQQSQWQQQQPQPEQQPQQQQAPQQRVGSGEENRRPNSARYHNVQPPQQQRQHVPQYKLQAKITGLERSDKKDPILRFDVYTNLPKFRTTQFRDIRRKHSEFQKLGAHLIASNPEALVPAVPPGSSSAGMGTDEDEKITKKALQRWLDVICSNDVLMRDEEMVFFVESDFGYSPVVRKKQAATGMRRKVLKQFAPPPDDTPELLESRPIVKAFYLGSMDAQQKVDKVVKSRRALGTAESDLGTKVAALSNNEQHNGLANAYRKLGKVVQNTGDFHSAQGTAEATTLSDPLAYHSSDAFIVKETLTNRHILLRELAQAQNATRSKLQSADRLKASSSVKRDKVDEAISALDEARSHEAYLQQKTQRVTQNLVLEKRKWFARTAAEMRTAVREYVIREIEAERRTLATLEQVRPEVRNIDASGGLSRLGREAHPVVRRSSMASSQGPKGDAWSGVPRRPDGLNRSISGSFAPGVPGAVPEEGEEDTVEGNRKRATSSASSLGKLAEDDDDDRIDARNAASRLAQTTF; the protein is encoded by the exons ATGAACACCCACGACTACGACAGCCCGACTCCAGGCAGCTCTTCCAACGCCGCCGGCAAACAAAAGGTCGCGGATCCGCCCACACTATTTCGCTTCCAGCGCCGACAATCAGAACGATATTTCTTGGAGACCGAGTACCGCGAATCCGAGCACACGCCCACGATGGAGTATCCCAGCGGACAGAGCCCATGGGCCTCGTCGCCCGAAGCGAGTCGCCAGAGCTTTGGTGACGACACACTACCTCGAGAAGACCTGCCTGCGCCGGCAGTACAGATGCCCGACAACGAGCACGAACATGCGAATGGAGAGGGCTGGTCTTCACAAGCGCAGCAGAGTCaatggcaacagcagcagccgcagccTGAGCAGCAacctcagcaacagcaagcgccgcagcagcgtgTGGGCTCAGGTGAGGAGAATAGGAGACCCAACTCGGCCAGATACCACAATGTACAGccaccgcagcagcaacgacaacatGTGCCTCAGTACAAGCTGCAAGCCAAGATTACAGGCCTGGAGAGGTCCGACAAGAAAGATCCCATCTTGCGGTTCGATGTCTAT ACCAACCTGCCTAAATTCCGAACAACACAATTCCGTGACATTCGCCGCAAGCACTCCGAGTTCCAGAAGCTAGGAGCTCATCTGATCGCCTCAAATCCTGAGGCGCTTGTACCTGCAGTCCCACCCGGGTCATCGAGCGCTGGAATGGGgacggatgaggatgagaagaTCACAAAGAAGGCTCTGCAGCGATGGTTAGACGTCATCTGCTCGAACGACGTTCTTATGAGGGACGAAGAAATGGTCTTCTTCGTGGAGAGCGACTTTGGATACAGCCCAGTAGTGCGCAAAAAGCAGGCAGCGACAGGCATGAGGAGGAAAGTGCTCAAACAATTCGCACCACCTCCGGACGACACACCTGAATTGCTTGAAAGCAGGCCAATCGTCAAGGCTTTCTACCTGGGTTCCATGGATGCGCAGCAGAAAGTCGACAAGGTTGTCAAAAGCAGACGAG CACTCGGTACAGCAGAGTCGGATCTTGGCACGAAAGTGGCGGCATTATCCAATAACGAGCAGCACAATGGCCTTGCAAATGCATACCGAAAGCTGGGAAAGGTTGTACAGAATACTGGAGACTTTCACTCAGCTCAGGGCACAGCAGAGGCTACGACGCTTTCGGACCCACTTGCATACCACAGCAGTGATGCTTTTATCGTGAAGGAAACGCTCACGAACCGTCACATCCTCCTCCGGGAACTGGCACAAGCGCAGAATGCCACGCGCAGCAAGTTGCAGTCTGCAGATCGACTAAAAGCCAGCTCCAGTGTAAAGCGCGACAAAGTGGACGAGGCTATCTCGGCCTTGGACGAGGCAAGGAGCCACGAGGCATATCTGCAACAGAAGACACAACGCGTAACGCAGAATCTGGTTCTCGAGAAACGCAAGTGGTTTGCCCGAACGGCAGCAGAAATGAGGACGGCAGTGCGCGAATACGTGATCCGAGAGATTGAGGCCGAGCGCCGGACGCTCGCCACGCTTGAGCAAGTCCGTCCTGAAGTGCGCAATATCGACGCATCAGGAGGTCTTAGTAGGCTTGGACGGGAAGCGCATCCTGTCGTGCGACGCTCTAGTATGGCTTCCAGCCAAGGTCCCAAAGGCGACGCTTGGTCTGGTGTACCTCGCCGTCCAGATGGCCTAAACAGGAGCATCAGTGGCAGCTTTGCCCCCGGCGTGCCTGGTGCGGTACCAGAAGAGGGCGAAGAGGATACTGTTGAAGGAAATAGGAAGCGTGCAACAAGTTCGGCCAGCAGCCTGGGCAAGTTggcagaggacgatgatgatgacaggATCGATGCGCGGAATGCAGCAAGTCGACTAGCACAGACTACGTTCTGA
- the MEF2 gene encoding Ribosome-releasing factor 2, mitochondrial, translating into MRASWLRRQHLARACGADLKHVRSYTSSLARSAQATQDGAALRTRNIGIIAHIDAGKTTTTERMLYYSGFTRRIGDVDEGSTVTDFLPAERARGITIQSAAISFSWPPSAEDKLQTLKPGMPRSSVPHNINLIDTPGHADFTFEVLRSLRVLDGAVCILDGVAGVEAQTEKVWAQASVYAIPKIIFVNKLDRDGAAFSRTVKEIGLRLGAWPAVCGIPWWTADGRLQGVGDVIGLKGLKYAEGGDGKNIAVFDLEQLSKEDPNLASELEKARIALVERLSEHDDEMVEKYLETDEDHLAISATDIIESLRRCVLQHPQQVAPVFAGASFRNVGVQPLLDAVVDLLPFPEERPDPEVSLAATTKGGLGAFLSGKLVVEASESRKTSGKALSKKQAAMSLQKLEACALAFKVVADAKRGVLVYVRVYSGAVNRNAALWNTNLMNIERPQRLLKMYANDAVDIDSIPAGQIGVIPGLKFARTGDTIISYQGANPKTGPPPPVSTLQLRPINIPPPVFFVSVEPNSLSEQKQITESLALLLREDPSLHVSVDEESGQTHLSGMGELHLEIARDRLVNDFKAKARIGNIEIGYREAITDASGAATETYDRDIGGKSAKAACTAAVEHAHEQPTQENGRHTHIFEMHDENYLVISTPTLQHDGSPIEEEQPGLPEELPLPVILQALRHGVSAALARGPTHGYPLHSTIINLTFDPARHIFPNTTPSALSSAARLSTQSALKSSATSSETVMMEPVMLVTISVDEDSLGSVVHDISSARGGSVVSLGADEQDTSSPDIDVARIYTPPDPFAGSSTSLKGNVGTGGSGMRQIVARVPLKEMVGYLKHLRSLTAGRGTFTMVVDRFERMSAQRQRNIVNEMRGDYA; encoded by the exons ATGCGGGCATCATGGCTGCGTAGACAGCACCTTGCACGCGCATGCGGCGCCGACCTCAAACATGTCCGATCATATACGAGCTCGCTTGCACGTAGCGCGCAGGCAACACAAGATGGGGCCGCATTGCGAACGCGAAACATCGGTATCATTGCCCATATTGATGCT GGTAAAACAACAACTACGGAGCGCATGCTCTACTATAGCGGCTTCACGCGACGCATAGGAG ATGTCGACGAAGGCAGCACAGTAACGGACTTCTTGCCCGCTGAACGAGCTCGAGGCATCACAATCCAGTCGGCGGCCATTTCGTTCTCATGGCCACCATCCGCAGAGGACAAGTTGCAGACTCTCAAGCCGGGCATGCCCAGGTCTTCAGTACCACATAACATTAATCTAATCGACACACCTGGACACGCGGATTTCACTTTCGAAGTACTACGCTCACTACGAGTTCTGGATGGCGCTGTCTGCATTCTAGACGGAGTCGCTGGCGTCGAAGCCCAGACTGAGAAGGTTTGGGCTCAAGCTTCAGTTTACGCGATTCCCAAGATCATTTTTGTCAACAAGCTCGACCGAGATGGTGCGGCATTTTCCCGGACAGTCAAGGAGATCGGATTGAGATTAGGTGCATGGCCTGCAGTATGCGGCATTCCCTGGTGGACTGCTGATGGGCGATTGCAAGGCGTCGGCGACGTGATCGGACTCAAGGGCCTTAAATATGCTgaaggcggcgatggcaAGAATATCGCCGTCTTCGACCTTGAGCAGTTGTCCAAAGAAGACCCAAACCTGGCATCGGAGCTCGAAAAGGCGCGCATAGCACTGGTAGAGCGGCTGTCCGAGCATGACGACGAGATGGTGGAGAAATATCTGGAAACCGACGAAGATCACCTGGCTATCAGTGCCACCGACATCATTGAATCGTTGCGGAGGTGCGTCTTGCAGCATCCACAGCAAGTAGCCCCAGTTTTTGCAGGAGCCAGCTTCAGAAATGTTGGCGTACAACCTCTCCTGGACGCGGTAGTGGACCTTCTACCTTTTCCGGAGGAAAGACCAGATCCTGAGGTCAGTCTTGCTGCGACTACCAAAGGTGGACTTGGCGCGTTCTTGTCCGGCAAACTCGTGGTCGAAGCCAGCGAGAGCCGCAAAACGTCTGGCAAAGCTTTGAGTAAGAAACAGGCTGCCATGTCGCTTCAGAAGCTGGAAGCCTGTGCTCTAGCATTCAAGGTTGTTGCAGATGCCAAACGTGGAGTCCTGGTCTATGTGCGTGTCTACTCTGGTGCAGTCAACCGTAATGCCGCCTTGTGGAACACGAACCTCATGAATATCGAACGACCTCAGAGGCTGCTGAAGATGTACGCGAACGATGCGGTCGATATCGACTCCATTCCTGCCGGGCAAATTGGGGTCATTCCGGGCCTAAAATTTGCAAGGACCGGCGACACTATCATTTCGTACCAAGGAGCCAACCCCAAGACTGGACCTCCGCCACCAGTCAGCACGTTGCAACTGCGGCCGATTAATATACCTCCGCCAGTGTTCTTTGTCAGCGTAGAGCCGAACAGCCTCTCCGAACAAAAGCAGATCACAGAGTCGTTGGCACTGCTGCTCCGTGAAGATCCCAGCCTGCATGTGtctgttgatgaggagagtGGTCAGACCCACCTGTCCGGCATGGGCGAGCTGCACCTCGAGATTGCCCGCGACAGACTGGTGAACGACTTCAAAGCCAAAGCTCGCATCGGTAATATCGAGATCGGCTACAGGGAAGCAATCACGGATGCTAGTGGAGCTGCTACAGAAACCTACGATCGTGACATTGGCGGTAAGAGCGCAAAGGCAGCCTGTACGGCTGCGGTTGAGCACGCTCACGAACAGCCAACACAGGAGAACGGCAGGCATACGCATATTTTCGAGATGCACGACGAGAATTATCTCGTCATATCGACGCCTACTCTGCAACACGATGGCTCTCCAATAGAAGAGGAGCAACCTGGTCTGCCGGAGGAATTACCGCTCCCAGTGATTCTTCAGGCTCTCCGTCACGGTGTATCAGCAGCGCTGGCGCGAGGTCCAACTCATGGCTACCCGCTGCATTCCACGATTATCAACCTCACCTTCGACCCAGCGCGACACATCTTCCCGAACACGACGCCGTCGGCACTTTCTTCTGCAGCACGCTTGTCGACGCAATCTGCCTTAAAATCCAGTGCTACATCCTCCGAGACCGTGATGATGGAACCCGTCATGTTGGTCACGATTTCGGTAGACGAAGACTCGCTGGGCTCAGTCGTGCACGACATTTCTTCGGCGCGTGGAGGTTCCGTCGTGTCTCTCGGCGCTGACGAGCAAGACACGTCTTCTCCAGACATTGATGTGGCTCGCATATACACTCCCCCGGATCCTTTCGCAGGCAGCAGCACTTCATTGAAGGGGAATGTGGGCACAGGAGGATCGGGCATGCGACAGATTGTGGCAAGAGTCCCTCTGAAGGAGATGGTAGGGTATTTGAAACATCTTCGAAGCCTGACTGCGGGCAGAGGAACATTCACGATGGTTGTTGATCGCTTCGAGAGGATGAGTGCGCAGCGACAACGAAACATCGTCAACGAGATGAGAGGCGATTATGCCTAG
- the PRP38 gene encoding U4/U6-U5 snRNP complex subunit prp38 has translation MAHQADAKRALDERGYTGTLVRGDNPLKLFEKPVRDRIVDSYYWKEQCFGLNAATLLDRAVELTFIGGTYGVAQKPTPFLCLAFKLLQLLPEREIITFYLEKAGEEFKYLRALAAFYIRLAWEKDEEVYATLEPYLADSRKLKRRTREGWALTHMDEFMDDLLNKTRVCATTLPKINPRLQLEDADKLEPRESALGDELEELDRDDEEHIENSENSEGEVQENGHSNGNRDSRSGSERSRDGSDANMSDAD, from the coding sequence ATGGCACATCAGGCCGACGCGAAACGCGCGCTCGATGAGCGAGGGTATACGGGCACGTTAGTCCGCGGCGACAACCCGCTCAAACTCTTCGAAAAGCCCGTTCGCGACCGCATTGTCGATTCGTACTACTGGAAAGAGCAATGCTTTGGCCTCAACGCTGCAACTCTGCTTGATCGCGCAGTAGAGTTGACCTTCATCGGCGGGACATACGGTGTTGCGCAGAAACCGACGCCATTCTTGTGCCTGGCATTCAAGCTTTTGCAACTTCTTCCGGAGCGCGAGATCATCACCTTCTACCTCGAGAAAGCAGGCGAAGAGTTCAAGTACCTCCGAGCTTTGGCAGCTTTTTACATTCGATTGGCGTGGGAGAAGGACGAAGAGGTCTATGCAACGCTCGAGCCATATCTCGCGGATAGCAGGAAGCTGAAGAGGCGCACAAGAGAAGGATGGGCATTGACACATATGGATGAGTTCATGGATGATCTGTTAAACAAGACAAGAGTCTGCGCTACTACACTGCCCAAAATCAACCCGCGACTGCAGCTTGAGGATGCTGATAAGCTGGAGCCGAGAGAAAGTGCCCTCGGGGATGAGCTAGAAGAGCTGGATCGGGACGATGAGGAACACATTGAGAACAGTGAGAAcagtgaaggagaagtgCAAGAGAACGGACACTCCAATGGCAACAGAGACAGTCGCAGCGGGTCTGAGAGAAGCAGAGACGGGAGCGATGCGAACATGAGCGATGCCGATTGA
- a CDS encoding uncharacterized protein (MEROPS:MER0077889) codes for MKLLSRPLLALLALLSSATSSPVHSPHDELLIKTDVFAVQGTVWPNNSAVHFFGNIPYAERPIGNLRFRPPVTKAPSSEVKNGTWFGPSCIQYNNGQPTVYSEYLTGFLLSPGQNQSEDCLTVNVWAPKDAKAGDDLPVMIWIHGGGHTSGGAASPYKYGDRLAADQNVIVVAMNYRVNIFGYPGAAALDGRNLNPGLMDQRKAVEWTYANIHAFGGNPEQMILFGQSAGGSSVDMYSYAYPFDPLVKGFIAQSGVASNGPVPTGSNFTYVANLVGCGNTTSPEAELQCMQKVNAEAIIKVYNEYNSTLNKGRSLSFSTAADNQTRFTNYTDLQSRGLFAQIPTLYSTTNNEAVTLVTYTGPSGVNQTEVDLRSASGFSCPGDQAAAAKSSLGVPVWRTRYFGEWLNLNPLPWLGAYHSSDIPMIFGTSDLLGEDTEAERGVSEYYQGAWAAFARDPERGLLEYGWPRYVPSEETLVELGREGTTEAVLVAGDKFQGICEG; via the exons ATGAAGCTACTGAGTCGACCGCTGTTGGCATTGCTTGCTTTGCTAAGCTCAGCCACTTCCTCTCCAGTCCACAGTCCTCATGACGAGCTTCTGATCAAAACAGATGTCTTTGCTGTGCAAGGAACAGTCTGGCCAAACAATTCCGCTGTGCATTTCTTTGGCAACATACCATACGCGGAACGTCCTATTGGTAACTTGCGCTTTCGACCTCCAGTGACCAAGGCCCCAAGCTCGGAGGTCAAGAACGGAACTTGGTTTGGTCCTAGCTGCATACAGTACAACAATGGCCAGCCAACGGTATACTCGGAGTACTTGACTGGATTTCTGCTGTCGCCGGGTCAGAACCAAAGTGAAGATTGCTTGACAGTGAATGTGTGGGCTCCGAAAGATGCGAAGGCTGGCGATGATCTGCCAGTCATGATTTGGATTCACGGAGGTGGGCATACTTCTGGTGGGGCGGCGAGTCCTTATAAGTATGGAGATCGGTTGGCTGCTGATCAGAATGTGATTGTTGTTGCGATGAA CTACCGCGTTAACATCTTTGGATATCCTGGTGCTGCAGCTCTTGACGGCCGCAACCTCAATCCCGGCCTGATGGACCAGCGCAAAGCTGTTGAGTGGACATATGCCAACATCCATGCTTTTGGCGGAAACCCTGAGCAGATGATCCTCTTCGGCCAATCAGCCGGAGGTAGCTCCGTCGACATGTACTCATACGCCTACCCATTCGACCCCCTCGTCAAAGGTTTCATCGCACAATCCGGCGTCGCCTCCAACGGACCCGTCCCCACCGGCTCCAACTTCACCTACGTCGCCAACCTCGTCGGCTGCGGCAACACAACCTCCCCAGAAGCCGAACTCCAATGCATGCAAAAAGTCAACGCCGAAGCCATCATCAAAGTCTACAACGAATATAATTCCACCCTCAACAAAGGCCGCTCTCTCTCATTCAGCACAGCAGCCGATAATCAAACCCGTTTCACCAACTACACAGACCTGCAATCTCGCGGCCTCTTCGCCCAAATTCCAACACTCTACAGCACCACAAACAACGAAGCCGTCACCCTCGTAACCTACACCGGTCCCAGCGGCGTCAACCAAACAGAAGTCGATCTCCGTTCCGCTTCTGGTTTCAGCTGTCCAGGTGACCAAGCCGCCGCGGCGAAATCTTCATTAGGAGTTCCAGTTTGGCGAACGAGATATTTCGGTGAATGGCTAAATCTGAACCCTTTGCCTTGGTTGGGAGCATATCATTCGAGTGATATCCCGATGATTTTTGGGACGAGTGATTTGTTAGGTGAGGATACGGAGGCGGAGAGGGGGGTTAGTGAGTATTATCAGGGTGCTTGGGCGGCTTTTGCGAGGGATCCTGAGAGGGGGTTGCTGGAGTATGGGTGGCCGAGGTATGTGCCTAGTGAGGAGACTTTGGTGGAGTTGGGGAGGGAGGGGACGACAGAGGCTGTTCTAGTGGCAGGGGATAAGTTTCAGGGGATTTGTGAGGGTTGA